The genomic region GAGGCGGCGGGTTTCGGTGGCGATCCGCGGCGGGTTTTGCTCGGCGGGGACAGTGCCGGGGCGCAACTCGCCATGGTGACGGCCCGTCGGGTTCTGCTGGCGGCGGGTGGCGCGGATAGTCAGGCGGCGGTACGGCCCGCCGGGGTGATGCTGCTTTACCCGGCGACCGATCATCCCTCGGGCGGCCATGCCTCTTATGTCGAGAATGCCACGGGCTATCGGCTGACGGCCGAGGCGATGCACTGGTTCTGGCGCCAGTATGCGCCCGATGGTGATCCGGCGGATCCGGATCTGTCGCCGCTGCGGGCGGGTGTCCTGCCGGACATGCCGCCGGTGCTGGTGGCGACCGCCGACTATGATCCGCTGCGGGATGAAGGCATCGCCCTTGCCCGCCGGCTGGAAGCGGCAGGCGTTGCCGTCATGCATTTGCATGCACCCGACATGCATCACAACTTCCCCGTCCATCCGGGGTCGGTGGCGCGTTTCCCGCAATGTGATACGGCCATGGCCGGGATGGCCGGCTGGCTGCGGTCGGTGGCGGGCTGATGGCTCAGCCGGCTGCCTGCGCGCGCATGCCGTCGGTTTCATCCGCCACGCGGCAGACCCGGTTGCGGCCAGCGCGTTTCGCATCGTAAAGCGCCGCATCGGCCCGGCGCACGATGTCCTCGACCCGGTCTTCGGGGCGCCAGGCGGCAACCCCGAAACTGCCGGTGCAGGGGCCGACCGCGAAGCCATGGGCGGCTATGGCTGCCCGCAGCGCCTCGGCCCGCCGGGCGGTTTCGGGCAGATCCGCTCCCGGGCAGACCAGGATGAATTCTTCGCCGCCCCAACGCCCTGCCATGCCGCCCGGGCCCTGGCCGGCACGCAGCAGGGCTGCCACATCGACCAGCACGGCATCGCCCAGCTGGTGGCCATGCTGATCGTTGACGGCCTTGAAATGGTCGAGATCGAGCATGATCACCCCGAAGCTCTGGCCGGTTCGTCGGGCACGGGCCAGTTCCTCCTCGAGGAAACCGTCGACCTTCATCCGATTGAACAGCCCGGTCAGCGGGTCTGTGGTCGACAGGCGGACCAGTTCCCGATTCATCCGCGCCAGTTTACGGTTCCAGTAGAGTGCAAGCAGCAGCAGCACCGCCGCTGCGGCACCGACCTGCCAGACGAGGCGATAATCAATCCCGCGCTGGATCTGCACGGCGACATGACGGTTGGAAATCGCCTCCCGCTCCTGCGCCGTGACCGTTGCGATGCCCTTGTCCAGAATGTCGCGCAGCATCGGTTCTCCGGCCAGAACGCCGACCCGCAATTCATTCGTTAATTCAGGAACCTGGCCCGCAATCTTCAGATTGAACAACCCCTCCTTGCGGATCGCATAGGCGGCGACGATCAGCGACCGGATGGTCATGTCGGCCCGGCGTTCCGAAACCATCTCGACCGCTTCGGGCTCGCTGCCGGTGGTGGTGATCTGAAGATTGGGATAGAGCCGCCGCAGCCGCTCTTCGACCATGGTGCCACGCGGCAGGGCCACGGTCTCGGCGCTGACCCCGTGAAGGTCGCCGATATAGGGGTGCTCTTCACGGGTGATCACGATGTTCTGGTCGCGAAAGATCGGCGCGGTAAAGACCAGCCAGCGTTCCCTTTCGGGCGTCCGGTTCAGGAAGCTGAGGATCCGGCAGTGCCCGGCCTTCGAAGCGGCGAGGCTTTCATCCCAGCTTGCGGTCGGATGTAGCACGATGTCGATGCCGAGCCGTGTCGCCACCAGACGGAGAAGGTCGGCCGCGATGCCGACATGCCGGCCGGCTTCGTCGATCCGCTCAAAAGGCTCCCAATCCGGGTCGACGCACATGGTCACGGGGCCGCTTGTCGCCAGCCATAGCCGTTCGGTTTCGGTAAGTGCGACGGAAGCACCATCTGCTGCCGCCGTCGTGGCGGCGCTCGGGGTCATACAGACTGCCCCGAGAGCAAGACACGCAGCGATACCGCCCCCTCGGAGCCGTCTGCCGATCCGTGTTGTCCTCACCTGGGCGCCGTCTCCGATATCGTCTCGTGTTGTGAGCATAGCGGTATCGCATACGGTCGCAAAGCACGGAACCTGCCCCGGAAATCCTGGCATCATCTGAGATTGACCCAATGGTCACCATCGGGCTTAACTGAGACAGCCGACTGGATTGTCCCATGCGGCATCCACCCCGCGGAGGCCCGCATGATTGCCCAGATCCTTGCCGCGCTGGTCGCGGCCATCCATGCCTATATTCTCGTCCTGGAGATGTTTCTCTGGGACACGCCGCGCGGTCGGAAGGCCTTCGGCACCACGGCCGATTTCGCGGCGCAGACCCGGGTTCTTGCCGCAAATCAGGGGCTCTATAACGGCTTTCTGGCAGCCGGCCTGATCTATGGTCTGGTGCGCGGCGGCGATGAGGGCTTCGCCTTCCTCGTCTTCTTCCTGGTCTCGGTTGTGGTGGCCGGGCTTTATGGTGCGGCAACGGCGAGCCGCAAGATCCTGTTCATCCAGGCGCTGCCGGCGGCTTTGGCGCTGGCGGCGCTGCTCGCCGGGATCTGAGGCGCGGGTCGGATCATGATGCGCGGGCGGGCGACTTCCTGACGCCATTCTGTCAGTTGGGTGCCTGTCCAGCGCGAATTTCCGCCCTTCGGGTTCGGCAAGCGCGGAAACGGCTGCTAGGAT from Tistrella mobilis harbors:
- a CDS encoding diguanylate cyclase translates to MCVDPDWEPFERIDEAGRHVGIAADLLRLVATRLGIDIVLHPTASWDESLAASKAGHCRILSFLNRTPERERWLVFTAPIFRDQNIVITREEHPYIGDLHGVSAETVALPRGTMVEERLRRLYPNLQITTTGSEPEAVEMVSERRADMTIRSLIVAAYAIRKEGLFNLKIAGQVPELTNELRVGVLAGEPMLRDILDKGIATVTAQEREAISNRHVAVQIQRGIDYRLVWQVGAAAAVLLLLALYWNRKLARMNRELVRLSTTDPLTGLFNRMKVDGFLEEELARARRTGQSFGVIMLDLDHFKAVNDQHGHQLGDAVLVDVAALLRAGQGPGGMAGRWGGEEFILVCPGADLPETARRAEALRAAIAAHGFAVGPCTGSFGVAAWRPEDRVEDIVRRADAALYDAKRAGRNRVCRVADETDGMRAQAAG
- a CDS encoding DUF1304 domain-containing protein encodes the protein MIAQILAALVAAIHAYILVLEMFLWDTPRGRKAFGTTADFAAQTRVLAANQGLYNGFLAAGLIYGLVRGGDEGFAFLVFFLVSVVVAGLYGAATASRKILFIQALPAALALAALLAGI
- a CDS encoding alpha/beta hydrolase — protein: MVRALLAREAIPGLPNAVRVRDVVIGAGLTGRLYLPERMTPAPAVLVYTHGGGWVFGSVETHDPFCRLLADAAGVIILSVEYRLAPEHPYPAARDDALAAWHWAVAEAAGFGGDPRRVLLGGDSAGAQLAMVTARRVLLAAGGADSQAAVRPAGVMLLYPATDHPSGGHASYVENATGYRLTAEAMHWFWRQYAPDGDPADPDLSPLRAGVLPDMPPVLVATADYDPLRDEGIALARRLEAAGVAVMHLHAPDMHHNFPVHPGSVARFPQCDTAMAGMAGWLRSVAG